The window agaaaaatataGTATTTACAGAACTCCACAGTTTATACAATGTCAGGGAAGTGTCAAATTCATTAAACTGTGACTGCTaagagtttgttgttgttgctctaTGAGTTAAAAGTGAAAAGCATGAGGCGAAGCATGAGGATTCTGGGAAAATGGGCGTCTATATGGAAAGGGCGGGGGTAGTGTCCGTGTCCGACATGACTGAGGGACGTTTTGGGACAACTGGAGGCTTACTGTGCCCACCGTAGCCCAGCCTGCCGGCGCACCCCTTGGCTATCCTCAGGAGGTCCTGCCGGAACCGAACACCGATGAAGACATAGAGGAACGGGTTGAGGCAGGCGTGGGTGTACGCCAAGCTCTTGGCAACCTGCTCGACCACATTAAAGCCGCTGATGGTTTGGCAGTTGGTCAGCGTGGTGTTGGCTGCCTGCGTGGCCTCGAATATCAGCAGAGCGTTGAAGGGAAGCTGAGACAGGATGAACGCCAACACCACGGCGAAGATGACGCGCAGCGCCTTGTGCTTCTGGAAGCTCCTGGCCTGCAGCAGCGTGCGGATGATGAAGGAGTAGCAgaagaacatgaacaacaaTGGAAGACAGAAGCCCATGCAGATCTGAATGGATAGGACCAAGATCTTAGTCCGGTTGTCTTCGTTGTTCCAGTAGACCAGAGTGCAGAAGGACTGGTCTTTCAGGTCAGTCTTCACCTTGGCGAAGATGAACTCCGGCAGGGCCAGGAGGGCGGAGACCATCCAGACACCCAGGCAGATGAGTTTACTGCAGAACAACCTCTGCTTCTTCGTGTTTTGAGCCTTGGTCACCTGCACGATAGAGATGTAGCGGTCCACGCTGatgcaggtgagcagcagcatgCTGCTGAAGAAGTTGATCCTGTAGACGGCAGACACCATTTTACAGAGGGCCACGCCAAAGTCCCAGCCGCTGACGGCGTCCATGGCCCAGAAGGGCAGCGTGCTCAGGAAGAGGAGGTCGGCCACGGCCAGGTTCAGCAGGTACACGTCCGTCATGGTTTTTAGGCGGTTGCGCTCGGTGCTGTAGATCCAGACCACCAGCAGGTTCCCGACGGCGCCGAGGATGAAGATGATCCAGAAGAGAGGGGGTTCGTAATGGCTGCGAAAGGACCTGACCCAGCTCTTGTCACACATGCCCGAGTTCTCCGTCGGCCCAATATCATAGTCTTCGTCATAGTCAGACAGGTTCTGCGAGGAGATATGGAAAAAAGCACAATATGAAAAAAGACATTCAAAGAACAAAATGCTTTATTGGTGTCTTCACACTGGCAACCATTTAGGGAAAACCCTCCTTCgtagcaggaagaaaccttgagcagggccagggACAGAAATGGGATGGTTTGAAGGAGCAAATGTAAACACTGTGATTCAAACGAGGACACGGTTTCATGACATCAAATGCAGGTGGTGACGAGAAAGTTACCCAGAGAATGTTCAAAAAAAAATGGGGAGGTTTCAGGTGCAGGTGTTGTGTCTGCGCAAGCGAAAACCACAATACTGCACAACTTCCTGCAGTAACACGAGCCTGGATCGGGGGTGAGGAACCCAATCTGCGATCCTTAGGGGGGCCGCGAAAGGGGGGCCCGCAGCAGACCTCAGCACCCCAGACGCATCGGGTTTAGATGTAGGGTAGAGATAGGCGGTTGGGTGAGCCGTGCATGGAAAATGTGATGCTGTGCACAAAGCAGATGTTGGCTTTAGATAACGCGGCTGTACCTGGAGCGTTACGAACAACATCAGGTTTAACAAAGGTGGAGAGAGTAGCGGCTGTCTGGTTTTAACTTTCATTCTCACAATATCACGCGTGCAttagcagggttttttttttttaacacgaGCAGTTTGTAGGTTTCAGATAATAACCCccaataatactcacagttaaagAATAATCCAGACTTGTTGTTGTCATAAAGGCTGCAAACGGCTCAACCATGATCGCTGAAAGACAAGAATGAATCAGTCACAGTTGAACTCGACAGCAAGCGAAACTTAAAGTGTGTTCCCCACAGTGCAGCTCTCACTTGCTGagatgcagagacagagaaTCACAACCTGGAGGTGCTTTACCAGCGCTAACCTGAATGCACTCATCTTTGCAGATTATATAGTTTCCCCCAAACCACACATCACGTGAAACTGCGCACGCAGCCCAAGTGCTGCACATGACCTGTTGAGCCACACTCCGCTCTGCCCGGCCGTCTGAAGCACAGGGGCGATGAATATTTCTTTTAGGGTGAACTAGAAGAAGTGAATCTTGTTGtcgaaatcctcagaagtgtactcagccAGGCACGACCGAAGTTCACCACAACTTGAGACCAGACGTCAAAGTTCCTTTTCTACCTTGGCCAAGGGGAGTCCCGCTCCGTTACAGCCACGCTTGCCTTCGCGCTGTCCTGGAGACTCACGCTCTCCCCCAGCATTGTCTCCTTTTATTACAATACAGGGAAGGTTACATAGCAGGAAGCGTATCTTAGTTACTTAGTtacatttctcacacaggcgGGGGCGCGTTGCTCTTGTTTTAACTACACATTTTTACCACGGTAccatatcacacacacatcagtgctattggcctgtagtcactcggtgccacaggatgggtcttcttcggcaccgggaccaggcaggatgtcttccaaagcactgggatcctctgaagatgaaggctctggttgaacaggtgctgcagtattccacacagctgcctggagcagctcctcagcactcgtgggctgatgccgtccggtccggcagcctttctctggttgagcctctccagctctctcctcacctggccagacgtgaaggatagtcctgtcggggggatgggtgacatgctgggatccatgtagggtgtcagcaggggggagggggaagaagttggcagaggtgttaggggctctgggaggtgtgaaggggaccccttgttatccagaggaatattgggacagctgggggagggggagctggaatcaaacctgttgaaaaactggttcaactcattagcttggtccacgttcccatcagctgagcgtattcctttcttctggaagccagggattgtcctcatcccactccaaacatccctggtctggttcctctccagtctctcctccagcttcttcctgtaggcgtccttgctctccttcagactgcgtttcagttccttctgtactctcctgagctcagccgggtccccagcagtgaaggccgtcttcttcttgttcaaaaggaccttcaggtcacttgtcacccatggtttgtggtctccagggcatccaccaactggtctgctgtctgtgaaccacatggtgggTCTAAACTTGATTCCACTTCTTGTTTTGGTGGAGAAACAAGAACTTTCCGTGTTAAGAGGGAATACCAGAGTTCACTGGCACTGCCAGCAAAAGGGGAAATGGGTGGAATGACACAACGATCACATAGTTCACCAGGACAGCATAACAAAAACCCCCGCTGAGAAGAGCGGCTGGGTTTTAGACAACTGTGGTTGTACTGTAGGAATGTTGGGCCTCCGCTCTCTTCTCGCGGTCTCATTGCTCGATCTGATGCAACATTTTCCGTCTCGAGCACACGGCTCTGGACCTGCAGCCCACACAATGCCGGCTGTGTTTCTCAGTTTTAATCACAGTCGGTGCGATCGCATCTGTGTTCTTCTCCTGGGAACAGGCTGACGTAGAAAGTGTGAGAGCAAAAGGTTTCACTCGCAACGCTGACCACCAAATGTTGCTTCCTGACACCCGTGCAGCCGAGTCTCGGGTCGGCCACTCCCATGACAACCATCATCACACTAGGAACCCGGATAAGGATCACAAAAGAACCATGAACAGGGTGAGCAGAATAAATGCAAGAATTAACCACCCCCCCTTCAAGGGTGTCACTTTGAACACAACTACATCCAGTATTTCCAGGACGACAGTTGGTTGTAAATGTATCCAAAAATTAGCGCTagaatttaaacattaaactgaAAAAGTTGCAAACGTCACAGATGTCAGAAGGTTTAGTGAAGGCTAAAGGACCAGTCGGGGGAGGGGTGTCTTACGACACTGCTGAGCTGTGATTACTAAGGGTCGGCTGGCCTTTGACCTTACAACCCTCCAACTGTTAAAAATTGGTCTGCTTTCAGTCACCTAATCCACCAAAAGTACAGAAATTACATTTGTTGCCTCACTCAAATCTCATGCTTCACAGATAAAAGCCCAGATATGGTGAGACAGCGTAGCTAAAGTGGCTGTAATGTGCAAATCTGTTGATCTGAACACCAAGATGATGCATAATGAAAGAAACAAGTGCTTATGTTGGCCAAACATCTACTCAAGATCCAAGATATCTGCTGCATGCTAGCAAATCATTTTGACTGAAAAAAACACTTCACTGTGTGTACGTGAT is drawn from Takifugu flavidus isolate HTHZ2018 chromosome 17, ASM371156v2, whole genome shotgun sequence and contains these coding sequences:
- the ccr9b gene encoding C-C chemokine receptor type 9 isoform X1, with protein sequence MSAFRLALVKHLQVVILCLCISATIMVEPFAAFMTTTSLDYSLTNLSDYDEDYDIGPTENSGMCDKSWVRSFRSHYEPPLFWIIFILGAVGNLLVVWIYSTERNRLKTMTDVYLLNLAVADLLFLSTLPFWAMDAVSGWDFGVALCKMVSAVYRINFFSSMLLLTCISVDRYISIVQVTKAQNTKKQRLFCSKLICLGVWMVSALLALPEFIFAKVKTDLKDQSFCTLVYWNNEDNRTKILVLSIQICMGFCLPLLFMFFCYSFIIRTLLQARSFQKHKALRVIFAVVLAFILSQLPFNALLIFEATQAANTTLTNCQTISGFNVVEQVAKSLAYTHACLNPFLYVFIGVRFRQDLLRIAKGCAGRLGYGGHSKPPVVPKRPSVMSDTDTTPALSI
- the ccr9b gene encoding C-C chemokine receptor type 9 isoform X2, which translates into the protein MVEPFAAFMTTTSLDYSLTNLSDYDEDYDIGPTENSGMCDKSWVRSFRSHYEPPLFWIIFILGAVGNLLVVWIYSTERNRLKTMTDVYLLNLAVADLLFLSTLPFWAMDAVSGWDFGVALCKMVSAVYRINFFSSMLLLTCISVDRYISIVQVTKAQNTKKQRLFCSKLICLGVWMVSALLALPEFIFAKVKTDLKDQSFCTLVYWNNEDNRTKILVLSIQICMGFCLPLLFMFFCYSFIIRTLLQARSFQKHKALRVIFAVVLAFILSQLPFNALLIFEATQAANTTLTNCQTISGFNVVEQVAKSLAYTHACLNPFLYVFIGVRFRQDLLRIAKGCAGRLGYGGHSKPPVVPKRPSVMSDTDTTPALSI
- the ccr9b gene encoding C-C chemokine receptor type 9 isoform X3, which codes for MCDKSWVRSFRSHYEPPLFWIIFILGAVGNLLVVWIYSTERNRLKTMTDVYLLNLAVADLLFLSTLPFWAMDAVSGWDFGVALCKMVSAVYRINFFSSMLLLTCISVDRYISIVQVTKAQNTKKQRLFCSKLICLGVWMVSALLALPEFIFAKVKTDLKDQSFCTLVYWNNEDNRTKILVLSIQICMGFCLPLLFMFFCYSFIIRTLLQARSFQKHKALRVIFAVVLAFILSQLPFNALLIFEATQAANTTLTNCQTISGFNVVEQVAKSLAYTHACLNPFLYVFIGVRFRQDLLRIAKGCAGRLGYGGHSKPPVVPKRPSVMSDTDTTPALSI